The Candidatus Babeliales bacterium DNA segment ACGTTGTGAGGGGGTGCCTGGACGTATTCATCGAACTTCAAAAGGTGAAAGACGACTGACAGCAGTTAATGCTAGTAAAATAAGGCCCAAGGAATTTTGGATACCAATAAGCGTTCCCTCAATTATATCAGAGCATGTATTTGAAACTGCACAACATAAATTAATAGAAAACATAAAGAAATCTTCAAGAAACACCCGTGAACCTTCAATACTGCAAGGATTACTTGTTTGTGGATATTGTGGGGGGTCATATTATAAAAAAAAACGTTCAGCAAAGTATTCTTACTATGGTTGTGGGCGACGTTTAAATGGATATAATTGTCAAGCACCTTCAGTAAAACAAGAAGAGCTTGATCGCATTGTTTGGACTCACATAATTGAATTACTTCAAAATCCTCGTTTAATAGAAGAGGAAATGATTCGCAGAAGTCTTGAAAATCAAGATGTTAAGAAAGTTGAAGAAAGTATTAGGGAGTTAGAAAAGGAGTTAATAAAGATAGCAAAAGCACGAAATAAGCTGTTAGATGCCTATCAGGAAGGAGAAAGTTTAACACTAGTAGAACTTAAGACGCGTTTAAAAAATTTAGATATAAGACAGCAATCGGCATTAAAACAGAAAAAAACTTTAGAAAATTTGAAATTTAATGAGCAACAAGCTCAGAATATGAAATTACAATTAGAAGATTTACGATTAGAGATGCAAAATTCAAGCAACCTTTCGATAAAAAACAAACAAAGTGTTCTTAGACTACTTATCAGTGAGATAGTCATTAAGGGTAATGAAGTAGAAATCAAACATTGTATTCCTTGTGGAGATATAAAATCAGTCGATTTTAGTCCATTGTGTAGTGACGGTTATACCGGCCTTACAGGCCTCAAGATATAGCT contains these protein-coding regions:
- a CDS encoding recombinase family protein — its product is MKKNAAIYARVSSLKQKEGDNIQSQVSALIEFANKESYVIPTGWTFTDEGYSGSILQRPALDELRELIQEGDVDTVLVYSPDRLSRKYAYQLILEMEFQKKHVDLVFLNTPKAKNPEEQLSLHFKSIFAEYERAQIAERCRRGRNHRAKQGSVSVIPTAPLGYDYITKKEGVLAHYVINNDAIIVRKIFSYYTEQHFSISKICRQLELDGILSPKGQNKWCTSTVRDILKNETYIGVAHFGKTERCEGVPGRIHRTSKGERRLTAVNASKIRPKEFWIPISVPSIISEHVFETAQHKLIENIKKSSRNTREPSILQGLLVCGYCGGSYYKKKRSAKYSYYGCGRRLNGYNCQAPSVKQEELDRIVWTHIIELLQNPRLIEEEMIRRSLENQDVKKVEESIRELEKELIKIAKARNKLLDAYQEGESLTLVELKTRLKNLDIRQQSALKQKKTLENLKFNEQQAQNMKLQLEDLRLEMQNSSNLSIKNKQSVLRLLISEIVIKGNEVEIKHCIPCGDIKSVDFSPLCSDGYTGLTGLKI